The following proteins are encoded in a genomic region of Phycisphaera sp.:
- a CDS encoding agmatinase family protein, whose product MADVRVGAGLSIGQNEDKSMSQPDFLRLPTTRRDAGVVLVGVPFDATTSYRPGTANGPMAILEASSQIDLEDTRLGRISDRGIMMEPIEGWIAELSAAVRPDAEALIEVEGEPPVDEAARERVNAAGERVREYVRDTVASILKEGKTPGLVGGEHSVPLGAIEACAQHAGEIGVLQIDAHMDLRDAYCGLTHSHASIMRNALTMVPGVRALAQIGIRDYCREEFEFARAAEDTLGKPVTTVFGEDIADTGGDPVLFKNLVERALETLPDTIYVTFDIDALEVYLCPNTGTPVPGGLSFPQAAAIIKAVIESGKKVVGFDLVEVAPDPDPSVRSIDAVVGARLLYKLCAMTGT is encoded by the coding sequence GTGGCCGATGTTCGGGTTGGTGCCGGCCTGAGCATCGGCCAGAACGAGGACAAGAGCATGAGCCAGCCCGATTTCCTCCGCCTGCCAACCACCCGTCGAGACGCTGGAGTTGTGCTCGTGGGCGTGCCCTTCGACGCCACCACCAGTTACCGCCCGGGCACTGCCAACGGCCCCATGGCGATCTTGGAAGCCTCATCACAGATCGACCTGGAAGACACGAGGCTGGGCCGCATCAGTGATCGTGGCATCATGATGGAGCCCATCGAGGGCTGGATCGCCGAGCTGTCGGCTGCCGTCAGGCCCGACGCCGAGGCGTTGATCGAGGTCGAGGGCGAGCCCCCGGTGGACGAGGCGGCCCGCGAGCGCGTGAACGCCGCGGGCGAGCGGGTGCGCGAGTACGTGCGAGATACCGTCGCGAGCATCCTGAAGGAAGGCAAGACCCCCGGCCTAGTCGGCGGCGAGCACAGCGTGCCGCTGGGCGCCATCGAGGCCTGCGCTCAGCACGCTGGCGAGATCGGCGTCCTCCAGATCGACGCCCACATGGACCTGCGTGATGCGTACTGCGGCCTGACCCACAGCCACGCCTCGATCATGCGTAACGCGCTCACGATGGTGCCGGGCGTGAGGGCGCTCGCCCAGATCGGCATCCGGGATTACTGCCGGGAAGAGTTCGAGTTTGCGCGCGCCGCCGAGGACACGTTGGGCAAGCCCGTGACGACTGTGTTTGGCGAGGACATCGCCGACACGGGCGGCGATCCGGTGCTGTTCAAGAACCTTGTCGAGCGAGCCCTCGAGACGCTGCCCGACACGATCTACGTCACCTTCGACATCGACGCCCTCGAGGTGTACTTATGCCCCAACACCGGCACGCCCGTGCCCGGCGGGTTGAGTTTTCCCCAGGCGGCGGCGATCATCAAGGCCGTCATCGAAAGCGGCAAGAAGGTCGTCGGCTTCGACCTGGTCGAGGTCGCGCCCGATCCGGATCCGAGCGTGCGATCCATAGACGCGGTGGTGGGGGCGCGGCTGCTTTATAAATTGTGTGCCATGACCGGGACGTAA
- the atpC gene encoding ATP synthase F1 subunit epsilon — translation MSTLSCKLITPDGVLADKPLQYASIPAHDGQFGVLPGRAPIVAKLGLGLLTLKTSERQEEVYLVEDGFVQVSNNVIRILASSAKLPADLDEQDAKAELAEAEARRVPKDHPDPVAEQERITRQMERARLQLKLIRERDR, via the coding sequence ATGAGCACCCTTTCCTGCAAGCTGATCACCCCCGACGGCGTGCTGGCCGACAAGCCGCTGCAGTATGCCTCCATCCCCGCCCACGACGGCCAGTTCGGCGTGCTGCCGGGCCGCGCCCCGATCGTCGCCAAGCTTGGCCTGGGCCTGCTCACCCTTAAAACCAGCGAGCGCCAAGAAGAGGTGTACCTGGTCGAGGACGGCTTCGTTCAGGTCTCAAACAACGTCATCCGCATCCTGGCCAGCAGCGCCAAGCTGCCCGCCGACCTGGACGAGCAGGACGCCAAGGCCGAGTTGGCCGAGGCCGAAGCCCGCCGCGTGCCCAAGGACCACCCCGATCCGGTGGCCGAGCAGGAGCGCATCACGCGGCAGATGGAGCGGGCGCGGCTGCAACTGAAGTTGATCCGGGAACGGGATCGGTAG
- a CDS encoding iron ABC transporter permease, translating into MPVRVALALLVSLLAIALALRLLVAPGGGLSLPENSWVWGIRLDRAIAAVIVGVCLGTAGVALQAMLRNPLASPDLLGMSAGAVLAVTLARAIGLGIRDDVAALIGSIGALGLVLLLGRRRGQVEPVTLILVGVALAIGLGSLASAVRAIMPPSARPEGTWFFGSLTESLALHEVVLAGGLALAGVLWVAWRGRALDAAAMGEDEALTSGVPLKRLRIEMVLVAGVLTAVAVVLAGPIAFLGLVCPHLVRMLMGPRHTPLVFGAAMAGAVLMLVSDSVVRVLPLETGRLPTGVVVAVLAAPVLVVILRSQASKPV; encoded by the coding sequence ATGCCCGTCCGGGTCGCCCTAGCCCTGCTCGTCTCGCTGCTGGCCATTGCTTTGGCGCTCAGGCTGCTCGTCGCACCCGGCGGTGGGCTGAGCCTGCCCGAAAACTCATGGGTCTGGGGCATCCGCCTCGACCGGGCCATCGCCGCCGTTATCGTGGGGGTCTGCCTCGGCACCGCGGGCGTGGCGCTCCAGGCCATGCTGCGGAACCCCCTGGCCTCGCCAGACCTGCTGGGCATGTCGGCGGGGGCCGTGCTGGCCGTGACGCTGGCCCGGGCGATCGGGCTGGGCATCCGCGACGACGTCGCGGCCCTCATCGGGTCGATCGGGGCGCTCGGGCTCGTACTGCTGCTGGGCCGGCGGCGGGGGCAGGTCGAGCCCGTAACGCTGATTCTGGTGGGCGTGGCCCTCGCCATCGGGCTTGGCTCGCTGGCCAGCGCCGTGCGGGCCATCATGCCGCCCAGCGCCCGGCCCGAGGGTACCTGGTTCTTCGGCTCGCTCACCGAATCGCTCGCGCTGCACGAGGTCGTGCTGGCCGGCGGGCTCGCGCTCGCCGGCGTGCTGTGGGTGGCGTGGCGTGGCCGGGCGCTCGACGCGGCGGCCATGGGTGAGGACGAGGCGCTCACCAGTGGCGTGCCCCTGAAGCGGTTGCGAATAGAGATGGTGCTGGTGGCCGGCGTGCTGACGGCGGTGGCCGTCGTGCTGGCCGGTCCCATCGCGTTCCTCGGTCTGGTGTGCCCGCACCTGGTGCGCATGCTCATGGGCCCGCGGCACACGCCGCTGGTGTTCGGGGCGGCCATGGCTGGGGCGGTGCTGATGCTCGTGAGCGACAGCGTTGTGCGTGTGCTGCCGCTCGAAACTGGGCGTTTACCGACGGGTGTCGTGGTCGCGGTGCTGGCAGCGCCGGTGTTGGTCGTTATTTTGCGATCACAAGCGAGTAAGCCGGTTTAG
- the rpmE gene encoding 50S ribosomal protein L31 — MKQDTHPKYYPNCKVYHNGEVVMTVGATVPDMHVEVWSGSHPFFTGKQAFVDAAGRVEKFQRKFGGNYFADKDKKGK, encoded by the coding sequence ATGAAGCAGGACACGCACCCCAAGTACTACCCCAACTGCAAGGTCTACCACAACGGCGAGGTCGTGATGACCGTGGGGGCCACGGTGCCCGACATGCACGTGGAAGTCTGGTCGGGCTCGCACCCGTTCTTCACGGGTAAGCAGGCCTTCGTCGATGCGGCCGGCCGCGTCGAGAAGTTCCAGCGCAAGTTCGGCGGCAACTACTTCGCCGACAAGGACAAGAAGGGCAAGTAA
- a CDS encoding CBS domain-containing protein, whose amino-acid sequence MRIEDIMTREVITASMDDSLESVRDLFTRYRFRHMPITGDKGELVGIISDRDMLANVSPFAGTINERPADANSLRRKAHQIMSRHPETAPMALHAERAALIMLQQRISALPIVDPDGILVGIVTMRDILRFLLNQCGSSRRSGAA is encoded by the coding sequence ATGCGCATCGAAGACATCATGACCCGCGAGGTCATCACCGCCAGCATGGATGACAGCCTCGAGAGTGTTCGCGACCTGTTCACCCGCTACCGATTCCGGCACATGCCTATCACCGGCGACAAGGGCGAGTTGGTTGGCATCATCTCGGACCGGGACATGCTGGCCAACGTCAGCCCCTTTGCGGGGACGATCAACGAGCGGCCGGCGGACGCCAATAGCCTTCGCCGCAAGGCCCACCAGATCATGTCCCGCCACCCGGAGACCGCTCCGATGGCTCTGCACGCCGAGCGAGCCGCTCTGATCATGCTCCAACAGCGGATCTCGGCCCTGCCGATCGTGGATCCCGACGGCATCCTGGTCGGGATCGTGACGATGCGGGACATCTTGCGTTTCCTGCTGAACCAGTGCGGCTCGAGCCGCCGGAGCGGGGCAGCCTGA
- a CDS encoding HIT domain-containing protein has product MPSPDRSRPGQGPDNRPAGPDGIHAPWRMQYLETLGDAADTPANDSGGTFLSAYWANPQADEANHVIARTSRGMVLLNAYPYANGHLLVALGEPRPRLLDYEPEDRAHLWMLLELACDLAERTLECQGLNVGINQGRAAGAGVPSHLHAHIVPRWAGDTNFVTTVAQIRVVPQALDDMARRYRATWVGMRQTLE; this is encoded by the coding sequence ATGCCCAGTCCCGATCGCAGCAGGCCCGGCCAGGGCCCCGATAACCGCCCCGCTGGCCCCGACGGCATCCACGCCCCGTGGCGGATGCAATATCTCGAAACCCTGGGTGACGCCGCCGACACCCCCGCCAACGACTCGGGCGGTACGTTCCTCTCGGCCTACTGGGCCAACCCGCAGGCCGACGAGGCCAACCACGTCATCGCCCGCACGAGCCGCGGCATGGTGCTGCTCAACGCCTACCCCTACGCCAACGGCCATTTGCTGGTCGCGCTGGGCGAGCCAAGGCCCCGGCTGCTTGACTACGAGCCCGAAGACCGAGCCCACCTGTGGATGCTGTTGGAACTCGCCTGCGACCTGGCCGAGCGGACGCTTGAGTGCCAGGGGCTGAACGTGGGCATTAATCAGGGCCGGGCGGCGGGCGCGGGCGTGCCCAGCCACCTGCACGCGCACATCGTGCCGCGCTGGGCGGGGGATACCAATTTCGTCACGACCGTCGCCCAGATCCGCGTCGTGCCCCAGGCCCTCGACGACATGGCGCGGCGGTACCGCGCGACCTGGGTGGGGATGCGCCAGACGCTGGAATAG
- a CDS encoding PilZ domain-containing protein → MVVTVMDAAQQIELKPVDTNQQTSEIEPGPYTFDRRRCSRGPASGQRLGVVFGVEGGRWLLPLELRDSSASGIGLISAQVLSPGDRVTLYDEGQRATFIKGHVARCVRREDGKYDLGLTY, encoded by the coding sequence ATGGTGGTGACTGTCATGGATGCGGCACAGCAGATCGAACTCAAACCTGTCGACACGAATCAGCAAACCAGCGAAATCGAGCCCGGCCCCTACACCTTCGACCGAAGGCGTTGCTCGCGCGGCCCGGCCTCGGGCCAGCGCCTGGGCGTGGTGTTCGGCGTCGAAGGCGGGCGGTGGCTCCTGCCCCTCGAGTTGCGCGATAGCAGCGCGAGCGGCATCGGGCTCATCTCGGCCCAGGTCCTGAGCCCGGGCGATCGCGTGACCCTGTACGACGAGGGCCAGCGGGCCACGTTCATCAAGGGCCACGTCGCCCGGTGCGTGCGCCGCGAGGACGGCAAGTACGACCTCGGCCTGACGTACTAA
- a CDS encoding FAD-dependent oxidoreductase translates to MTTQPTPAAGETKPTLPKDARVLVIGAGPTGLGAAWRLRELGCENFTIFEAMPYAGGLAHSFTDDAGFTWDIGGHVMFSHYEYYDKVFDEVMGSDFALNNRESWVRMRETWVPYPFQNNIRYLPPKDAADCIVGLINAQAADAPSFRDAANFGEFIDRVFGEGIARLFMRPYNFKVWAHPPEMMNKHWIGERVAVIDVERAVRNVVEGKDDFGWGPNNQFKFPLRGGTGEFYHRIAERLKDRTRLSTPVERIDTSRKVATVRTADGSTEELPYDVIISAMPLDVLCTDIVSDAPEHVREAAGGLLHSAGHMVGIGLKRPCPSTKSWMYFPEDNCPFYRVTYLSNYSPYMTPNQSGANDTHYSLLCETSASGHKPVDAATIVEDTIAGLENAGLLEPGERDDIISTWHHAVEYSYPTPSVDRDERLSVAIPWLEAHGIYSRGRFGMWKYEVANTDHTLMQGVEVVDRLVLGQPEHTIGIVYKVTEDGREAAGHDRPTVAGSGEKRLAKNTAIPDTSEDVAESELGATLGPSGGANAR, encoded by the coding sequence TTGACGACCCAGCCCACCCCCGCAGCCGGGGAGACCAAGCCGACACTGCCCAAGGACGCCCGCGTCTTGGTCATCGGTGCCGGCCCCACCGGCCTGGGCGCCGCGTGGCGGCTGCGCGAGCTGGGCTGCGAGAACTTCACCATCTTCGAAGCCATGCCCTACGCGGGCGGGCTGGCACACTCGTTCACCGACGACGCGGGCTTCACCTGGGACATCGGCGGCCACGTCATGTTCAGCCACTACGAGTACTACGACAAAGTCTTCGACGAGGTGATGGGCAGCGACTTCGCCCTTAACAACCGCGAGAGCTGGGTGCGTATGCGCGAGACCTGGGTGCCGTACCCCTTCCAGAACAACATCCGCTATCTACCGCCCAAGGACGCGGCCGACTGCATCGTCGGGCTCATCAATGCGCAAGCCGCCGATGCGCCGAGCTTCCGCGACGCGGCCAACTTCGGCGAGTTCATCGACCGCGTGTTCGGCGAGGGCATCGCGCGACTCTTCATGCGGCCGTACAACTTCAAGGTATGGGCCCACCCGCCCGAGATGATGAACAAGCACTGGATCGGCGAGCGCGTCGCGGTCATCGACGTCGAGCGGGCCGTGCGCAACGTCGTCGAGGGCAAGGACGACTTCGGCTGGGGGCCCAACAACCAGTTCAAGTTCCCACTCCGCGGCGGCACGGGCGAGTTCTACCACCGCATCGCCGAGCGGCTCAAGGATCGCACGCGTCTCTCCACCCCCGTCGAGCGCATCGACACCTCGCGCAAGGTCGCGACCGTGCGCACCGCCGATGGCTCGACCGAAGAGCTGCCCTACGACGTCATCATCTCGGCCATGCCGCTCGACGTCCTCTGCACCGACATCGTCAGCGACGCACCGGAACACGTGCGTGAAGCCGCCGGCGGCCTGCTCCACTCGGCCGGCCATATGGTGGGCATCGGCCTCAAACGGCCGTGCCCGAGCACTAAGAGCTGGATGTACTTCCCCGAAGACAACTGCCCGTTCTACCGCGTCACCTACCTCAGCAACTACTCGCCCTACATGACGCCCAACCAGTCCGGGGCCAACGACACCCACTACTCCCTGCTGTGCGAGACCAGCGCCAGCGGGCACAAGCCGGTCGACGCGGCCACCATCGTCGAGGACACCATCGCCGGTCTCGAGAACGCCGGCCTGCTCGAGCCGGGTGAGCGAGACGACATCATCAGCACCTGGCACCACGCCGTGGAGTACAGCTACCCCACCCCTTCGGTCGATCGCGACGAGCGGTTATCGGTCGCCATCCCCTGGCTCGAGGCCCACGGCATCTACAGCCGCGGCCGCTTCGGCATGTGGAAGTACGAGGTCGCCAACACCGACCACACGCTCATGCAGGGCGTCGAGGTCGTCGACCGGCTAGTGCTGGGCCAGCCCGAGCACACCATCGGCATCGTCTACAAGGTCACCGAGGATGGCCGCGAGGCCGCCGGGCACGATCGCCCCACCGTCGCCGGCTCGGGCGAGAAACGACTGGCGAAGAATACGGCAATCCCTGATACGTCCGAAGACGTTGCCGAGTCCGAACTTGGAGCCACGCTCGGGCCGAGTGGCGGCGCAAACGCCAGATGA
- a CDS encoding helix-turn-helix transcriptional regulator yields MIAGDDYKRASRLVEAADAAKQPDSGVPACALRLSWALSRIAAVPTPDLAEQLACALLELCGPERAVAVQLGRFDEFGRWRGESFGAAGRLPGDAVLELDAIKGLPWPRPPAFADTPACLVSQPPPGEPSMRMVEEAMDYANLGVELAALACSCERGQIVLTVQLGGPRDVHTRARAAFLAQVLPWAHAIARKALGEGPGLEPRGWLTEKEHVVLGQLVRGASVVEIAKTLDRSRYTVHDHVKSLHRKLGVRTRAALVGCATLGVPPPEVLK; encoded by the coding sequence GTGATTGCAGGAGATGATTATAAACGCGCGTCGAGGCTGGTGGAAGCCGCCGATGCGGCCAAACAACCCGATTCTGGAGTGCCCGCTTGTGCGCTGCGACTGTCGTGGGCGCTCTCGCGCATCGCGGCGGTGCCGACGCCAGATCTGGCCGAGCAGCTTGCCTGCGCGTTGCTCGAACTGTGCGGCCCCGAACGGGCCGTCGCGGTGCAACTGGGCCGCTTCGACGAGTTCGGTCGTTGGCGGGGTGAGTCGTTCGGTGCGGCCGGACGCTTGCCAGGTGACGCCGTTCTCGAACTCGACGCGATCAAGGGCCTGCCGTGGCCCCGCCCGCCCGCATTCGCGGACACGCCGGCGTGCCTGGTGAGCCAGCCACCGCCCGGCGAGCCCTCGATGCGGATGGTCGAGGAGGCGATGGACTACGCCAACCTTGGGGTCGAGTTGGCCGCTCTGGCCTGTTCGTGCGAGCGTGGGCAGATCGTGCTGACGGTGCAACTCGGTGGCCCGCGTGACGTGCACACCCGGGCGCGTGCGGCGTTCCTGGCCCAGGTGCTGCCGTGGGCGCACGCCATCGCTCGCAAGGCCCTGGGCGAGGGCCCTGGGCTCGAGCCTCGCGGCTGGCTCACCGAGAAGGAACACGTGGTGCTCGGGCAACTCGTGCGAGGCGCCTCGGTCGTCGAGATCGCGAAGACACTGGATCGCAGCCGGTACACGGTGCACGACCATGTGAAGTCACTGCACCGCAAGCTGGGCGTGCGCACCCGGGCGGCCTTGGTCGGGTGCGCCACGCTGGGCGTCCCGCCGCCCGAGGTTCTCAAGTAG
- a CDS encoding pyridoxal-dependent decarboxylase, which yields MPEQSDKHDAPSHLSPDQFRALAHDALDLILDYHANIESRPVRSESKPGDVLAALPDLPPTDAAGDAEWPAILDDVREIILPALTHWQSPGFFGYFPANSSWPAVLGDLLSTGLGVQGMLWQTSPAVTELETRMLDWMARLSGLPERFLSTGGGGGVIQGTASEATLVAVVAARHRLRTQHPEIDPRTLVTYTSTQAHSSVLKATRIAGIEHLRLVPTGTDHALDPRALRSMIEQDIAEGLTPFYLCATSGTTSSGAFDPIDRIADARDDLAPNAWLHVDAAWAGSAAVCPEFRGFLDGLENADSYCTNPHKWLLTNFDCDLFYVADRSVLIDSLSVTPEYLRNTATDSGTVIDYRDWQVPLGRRFRALKLWFVMRHYGATGLQAHVRQHVRWAQWLEQQILADDRFELAAPRSLSLVCLRLAGDRDTDTRALLESANATGKVLLTHTTLPDAEGRDRYTIRVAIGGTYTTHEAVEALWKLLVAHAG from the coding sequence ATGCCCGAGCAATCCGACAAGCACGACGCCCCGAGCCACCTCAGCCCAGATCAGTTCCGAGCCCTCGCCCACGACGCGCTCGACCTGATCCTGGACTACCACGCCAATATCGAATCCCGACCCGTGCGCTCCGAATCCAAGCCGGGCGACGTGCTGGCCGCCCTGCCCGACCTGCCCCCCACCGATGCCGCGGGCGACGCCGAGTGGCCGGCCATCCTCGACGACGTCCGCGAGATCATCCTGCCCGCCCTCACCCACTGGCAATCGCCCGGCTTCTTCGGCTACTTCCCGGCCAACAGCTCCTGGCCCGCCGTGCTGGGTGACCTGCTCAGCACCGGGCTGGGGGTGCAGGGCATGCTCTGGCAGACCAGCCCGGCCGTCACCGAACTCGAAACGCGGATGCTCGACTGGATGGCCAGATTGAGCGGCCTGCCAGAGCGGTTCCTGAGCACGGGCGGGGGCGGGGGCGTGATCCAGGGCACCGCTAGCGAGGCCACGCTCGTCGCGGTGGTCGCCGCCCGCCACCGCCTCCGCACACAACATCCTGAAATCGATCCGCGCACGCTGGTCACCTACACCAGCACCCAGGCCCACAGCTCGGTGCTCAAGGCCACCCGCATCGCCGGCATCGAGCACCTCCGCCTCGTGCCCACCGGCACCGACCATGCGCTTGACCCTAGGGCGTTGCGCTCGATGATTGAGCAGGACATCGCCGAAGGCCTGACGCCCTTCTACCTGTGTGCGACGTCCGGGACCACCAGCAGCGGCGCGTTCGACCCCATCGACCGGATCGCCGACGCGCGTGACGACCTCGCGCCCAACGCCTGGTTGCACGTCGACGCCGCCTGGGCCGGGTCGGCCGCGGTCTGCCCCGAGTTTCGCGGATTCCTGGACGGGCTCGAGAACGCCGACAGCTATTGCACCAACCCCCACAAGTGGCTGCTGACCAACTTCGACTGCGACCTGTTCTACGTGGCCGATCGTTCTGTGCTGATCGACTCGTTGAGCGTCACCCCCGAGTACCTCCGCAACACCGCGACCGATTCGGGAACTGTTATCGACTATCGCGACTGGCAGGTGCCCCTGGGCCGCCGGTTCCGGGCCCTCAAGCTCTGGTTCGTCATGCGCCACTACGGCGCGACCGGCCTGCAAGCCCACGTCCGCCAGCACGTGCGATGGGCCCAGTGGCTCGAGCAGCAGATCCTGGCCGACGACCGGTTCGAGCTGGCCGCCCCGCGATCGCTCTCGCTGGTCTGCCTGAGGCTGGCCGGCGATCGCGACACCGACACCCGGGCCCTGCTCGAGTCCGCCAACGCCACCGGCAAAGTGCTGCTGACCCACACCACGCTGCCCGATGCCGAGGGCCGCGACCGCTACACCATCCGCGTGGCCATCGGAGGGACGTACACCACGCACGAGGCCGTCGAGGCGCTCTGGAAGCTCCTGGTCGCCCACGCGGGCTGA
- a CDS encoding glycosyltransferase encodes MERLTDHGQQPASHEARADTPAPQGLWVISPCFNRPTDAQNLCRALAGLKLPPNPTPTLVLVDNASEPSMADSLGASPIPSPCPGPWTCHHLRLPTNVGGSGGYNAGLAYAVTHAQPNDPVWLLDSDALPEPDALLALFATLSIPGVAAAGSILKDPDTGEYYELGGRIEPRTGEYASAWNPDPDSPPTQPIDAQYLAACSLLTTAEAIRQTGLMPDTFLNGDDVAWGLRLARATGGRLVATPDSVVVHPQWDRMRTIARYFAARNSMSALPQAGVGVFHRAMREAARAATLHATGLHALGDLHLLGLRHAAEGRVMGFPPKGVDFGNPDRPGLTQDHAEREVSGNARVVSARARRADFFNPKGSIAVDAQGGWTITTSRTTQFARAIGAMFRGFKLALKLKRQGGSFAHAPPAPMAREVRGGENGLSIIIVAYNRKAALLRTLEHLHAAEPGASAEVIVVDNASSDGTADAVRDRCPAVRLVELSENTGVAAFNRGVEASTGRTVLILDDDSWPDPTALALALELLNDRADIAAVALHPRHPDGGRSEWPFARRVCTACDAWPVMGCGNLVRKAAWQQVGGYCEGFFLYRNDTDLALSLGSTGKVWFDPSWVVWHDSPAAARKSVRWCHLATRNWLWMAKRHSRHPSRFWAWLGVLQAFRIAGVRPSAILAVTKGVRDGLFRSAPPASSSSPEGWKALMHLRLGKPIPTAPRYVGPCPSNPTSTTPRATSAQISSEPSPTTRST; translated from the coding sequence ATGGAACGGTTGACCGATCACGGCCAACAACCCGCGTCCCACGAGGCCCGAGCCGATACCCCAGCCCCCCAAGGGCTCTGGGTTATCAGCCCATGCTTCAATCGGCCCACCGACGCCCAAAACCTTTGCCGGGCCCTGGCGGGCCTCAAGCTGCCCCCCAATCCGACCCCCACGCTGGTCCTGGTCGACAATGCCAGCGAGCCCTCGATGGCCGATTCGCTCGGGGCATCCCCAATCCCAAGCCCGTGCCCAGGCCCTTGGACGTGCCATCACCTCCGCCTGCCCACCAACGTGGGGGGAAGCGGCGGCTACAACGCGGGGTTGGCCTACGCCGTCACCCATGCCCAACCCAACGATCCCGTCTGGCTGCTCGATAGCGATGCCCTCCCCGAACCCGATGCGCTTCTGGCGCTGTTCGCGACGCTCTCCATACCCGGCGTCGCCGCCGCGGGTTCGATCTTGAAGGACCCCGACACCGGCGAGTACTACGAGCTCGGCGGCCGAATCGAACCTCGCACGGGCGAATACGCCTCGGCCTGGAACCCTGACCCCGATTCGCCGCCCACCCAGCCCATCGATGCACAATACCTGGCCGCGTGCAGCCTGCTCACCACGGCCGAGGCCATCCGCCAGACCGGCCTGATGCCCGACACGTTCCTCAACGGCGACGACGTGGCCTGGGGACTCCGCCTGGCTCGGGCCACCGGCGGCCGGCTGGTCGCCACGCCCGACTCGGTCGTCGTCCACCCGCAATGGGACCGCATGCGCACCATTGCGCGGTACTTCGCGGCCCGCAATTCCATGTCGGCCCTGCCCCAGGCCGGCGTGGGCGTCTTCCACCGGGCCATGCGAGAAGCCGCCCGCGCCGCCACGCTCCACGCCACGGGGTTGCACGCCCTGGGCGACCTGCACCTGCTCGGCCTGCGCCACGCCGCCGAGGGCCGCGTCATGGGCTTCCCACCCAAGGGTGTCGACTTCGGCAACCCCGACCGCCCCGGCCTCACCCAAGACCATGCCGAGCGCGAGGTCTCGGGCAACGCCCGCGTCGTCAGCGCCCGCGCCCGCCGGGCGGATTTCTTCAACCCCAAGGGCTCGATCGCCGTCGACGCCCAGGGCGGCTGGACCATCACGACCTCGCGCACAACCCAATTCGCTCGAGCCATCGGAGCGATGTTCAGGGGCTTCAAGCTCGCGCTGAAACTCAAACGCCAGGGCGGCAGCTTCGCCCACGCCCCACCCGCGCCGATGGCCCGCGAGGTCCGAGGCGGTGAAAACGGCCTGAGCATCATCATCGTCGCGTACAACCGCAAGGCCGCCCTGCTGCGCACGCTCGAGCACCTGCACGCCGCCGAGCCCGGCGCGAGCGCCGAGGTCATCGTCGTCGACAACGCCTCGTCCGACGGCACGGCCGATGCCGTGCGCGACCGGTGCCCCGCCGTCCGCCTCGTCGAACTTTCGGAAAACACGGGTGTGGCCGCCTTCAACCGCGGCGTCGAAGCCAGCACGGGCCGAACAGTCCTCATCCTCGACGACGACTCGTGGCCCGACCCTACCGCCCTCGCGCTGGCCCTCGAACTGCTGAACGATCGTGCCGACATCGCCGCGGTCGCCCTGCACCCGCGCCACCCCGACGGCGGTCGGAGCGAGTGGCCCTTCGCCCGCCGCGTCTGCACCGCCTGCGACGCCTGGCCGGTCATGGGCTGCGGCAATCTCGTCCGCAAGGCCGCCTGGCAGCAGGTCGGTGGCTATTGCGAAGGCTTCTTCCTCTACCGCAACGACACAGATCTGGCCCTCTCACTCGGCAGCACCGGCAAGGTCTGGTTCGACCCGAGCTGGGTCGTGTGGCACGACAGCCCCGCCGCCGCGCGCAAGAGCGTCCGCTGGTGCCACCTGGCCACGCGCAACTGGCTCTGGATGGCCAAGCGCCACAGCCGCCACCCGAGCCGGTTCTGGGCTTGGCTCGGTGTGCTGCAAGCGTTCCGCATTGCTGGCGTCCGGCCGAGTGCCATCCTCGCCGTAACGAAAGGCGTGCGCGACGGCCTGTTCCGCTCCGCCCCACCAGCCAGTTCCAGTTCGCCCGAAGGCTGGAAAGCCCTCATGCATCTGCGGCTAGGCAAGCCCATCCCCACGGCACCCCGCTACGTTGGCCCATGCCCGAGCAATCCGACAAGCACGACGCCCCGAGCCACCTCAGCCCAGATCAGTTCCGAGCCCTCGCCCACGACGCGCTCGACCTGA